In the [Clostridium] colinum genome, one interval contains:
- a CDS encoding cold-shock protein, translating into MKKGTVKWFNEEKGFGFITVEGENDVFVHFSAINSEGYKTLKEGQAVEFEIVQGEKGAQASNVCLV; encoded by the coding sequence ATGAAAAAAGGTACTGTAAAATGGTTTAATGAAGAAAAAGGCTTTGGTTTCATTACTGTAGAAGGAGAAAATGATGTTTTTGTACATTTTTCTGCTATCAACTCTGAAGGATACAAAACATTAAAAGAAGGTCAAGCTGTTGAATTTGAAATAGTTCAAGGTGAAAAAGGAGCTCAAGCTTCAAATGTGTGTTTAGTATAA
- a CDS encoding DNA internalization-related competence protein ComEC/Rec2, with the protein MKRPLLFILIFLILGILIGNFINGFLVIVLFFVLLLISLYLSKLYKIKFPKYLILFTLLGYYLIYLNNTTYNLKEKDKINAIGYVKNIENTSNNKYKFILKTVSINNKNENLNILVYTDNLNNIKYGAKISINGTIYYPNKKSNPNSYDEELNFKINDITYKMYAENINILKYNKFKLYLSNLKDNICNIYDDILPITESNILKAMILGEKQFLDNNTIDLYKTSGIYHILAISGLHIATLSIFLTKLFKLLYNRFRYILVIIVLIFYCIFTGASLSTVRATIMCITVLIGHMIYRSLDFISSISLSAIILLIKNPYYIFDIGFLYSYTSVFSIAFLGGRICQLYNLKGIFKSFIISFFVCLSIKPITAYYFYNITILDTLLNIIIIPFMSIVIIIGFLTTIIGIFSIPLSKFLIGSVYYILRFFTYICKVVENMNFNNILIGKPSIFVILGLYIMLIFIAYAFYDKYLLRKRKKFINIGMIIFIISMFLSSFIPKPFNITMLDIGQGDSIVGINNNSTFLIDGGGNKSYSVGENIILPYLKSKGIKSLDFVFVTHNDTDHIKGIIEILDKINIKNLFLPLNNTIDENYKNLLITAKNENIPIYFLQAGDKLILDKNIEFDILHPNKNFYNKDDNNNSIVLKLKYKNHSILFTGDIEKEAEKFLVDNNLNLSANILKIAHHGSKTSTTKEFLNKVNPNIALISCKKDNIYNHPSEETINILTENNIYIYRTDKNKAISINFYKNKYKIKCIENTSWER; encoded by the coding sequence ATGAAAAGACCGCTATTATTTATTCTTATATTTTTAATTTTAGGTATATTAATTGGAAACTTTATAAATGGCTTTTTGGTAATAGTTTTATTTTTTGTGTTATTATTAATATCTTTATACCTTTCTAAGCTATACAAAATAAAGTTTCCAAAATATTTAATATTGTTTACTTTATTAGGTTATTATTTAATTTATTTAAACAATACTACATATAATTTAAAGGAAAAGGATAAAATTAATGCTATTGGATATGTTAAAAATATAGAAAATACATCTAATAATAAATATAAATTCATATTAAAAACTGTATCAATAAATAATAAAAATGAAAACTTAAATATTCTTGTATATACTGATAATTTAAATAATATAAAATATGGTGCTAAAATATCTATTAATGGAACTATATACTATCCTAATAAAAAATCAAATCCAAATAGTTATGATGAAGAACTAAATTTTAAAATAAATGATATAACATATAAAATGTATGCAGAAAATATTAATATATTAAAGTATAATAAATTTAAACTTTATTTATCTAACCTTAAAGATAATATATGTAATATTTATGATGATATTTTGCCTATTACAGAAAGTAATATTTTAAAGGCTATGATTTTAGGCGAAAAACAATTTTTAGATAATAACACTATAGATTTATACAAAACATCTGGTATATATCATATATTAGCAATTTCCGGTCTTCATATAGCAACTTTATCAATTTTTTTAACTAAACTATTCAAACTACTATATAATCGTTTTAGATATATATTAGTTATTATAGTTTTAATTTTTTATTGTATATTTACTGGAGCTAGTTTATCAACAGTAAGAGCAACTATTATGTGTATAACTGTTTTAATAGGCCATATGATTTATAGAAGTCTAGATTTTATATCTTCTATTAGTTTATCTGCTATAATTTTACTTATTAAAAATCCTTATTATATTTTTGATATTGGATTTTTATATTCTTATACATCTGTATTTTCTATAGCGTTTTTAGGTGGACGAATTTGTCAGTTATATAATTTAAAAGGTATATTTAAATCTTTTATTATATCATTTTTTGTATGCTTATCTATAAAACCTATAACTGCTTATTATTTTTATAATATTACTATTTTAGATACACTGTTAAATATAATTATTATACCTTTTATGTCTATTGTTATTATTATTGGATTTTTAACAACTATTATAGGTATTTTTAGCATACCTCTTTCAAAGTTTTTAATAGGTAGTGTATATTATATACTTAGATTTTTTACATATATTTGTAAAGTAGTTGAAAATATGAATTTTAATAATATATTAATAGGTAAACCATCTATTTTTGTTATATTAGGTCTTTATATTATGCTAATTTTTATAGCTTATGCATTTTACGATAAATACCTTTTAAGAAAAAGAAAAAAATTTATAAATATTGGTATGATAATATTTATAATATCTATGTTTTTATCAAGTTTTATACCTAAACCATTTAATATAACTATGTTAGATATTGGTCAAGGTGATAGTATTGTTGGCATAAATAATAATAGTACATTTTTAATAGACGGTGGCGGTAATAAAAGTTATTCTGTTGGAGAAAATATTATTTTACCTTATCTAAAAAGCAAAGGTATTAAATCTCTTGATTTTGTTTTTGTAACACATAATGATACGGACCACATAAAAGGTATAATAGAAATTTTAGATAAAATTAATATAAAAAATTTATTCTTACCCCTAAATAATACTATAGATGAAAATTATAAAAATCTTTTAATAACTGCTAAAAATGAAAACATACCTATATATTTTTTACAAGCTGGAGATAAACTTATATTAGATAAAAACATTGAATTTGATATACTCCACCCTAACAAAAATTTCTATAATAAAGATGATAATAATAATTCTATTGTCTTAAAATTAAAATATAAAAATCATTCTATTTTATTTACTGGTGATATAGAAAAAGAAGCCGAAAAATTTTTAGTAGATAATAATTTAAATTTATCTGCAAATATACTTAAAATAGCTCATCATGGCTCTAAAACTTCTACAACAAAAGAATTTTTAAATAAAGTAAACCCTAATATAGCTTTAATATCTTGTAAAAAAGATAATATATATAATCACCCTAGCGAAGAAACTATAAATATTCTCACTGAAAATAATATTTATATTTATAGAACAGATAAAAACAAAGCTATATCTATAAATTTTTATAAAAATAAATATAAAATTAAATGTATAGAAAATACCTCTTGGGAGAGATAA
- a CDS encoding D-alanyl-D-alanine carboxypeptidase family protein, whose protein sequence is MNFYTILKKFTCFILLYTIFFLNTSVFYVFGNETSEVSETNEIIENEKTDETTEQITEQEEANDMLNLTAKSAVLIDAKTGIVIYEKNKDEKSYPASTTKIMTALLAIENTNPTDILTHSHNAVYNIGPGSSHIGMRENEQITMEQALHGVLLASANEVCMAIAEHISGNVEDFVELMNKRAQKLGAKNTHFVNPHGFHDDNHYTTSYDMALIMKEAIKNEEFVKYINTPTYRISTTNIVNEERVLNNSNKLILKTSPYYYEYCIGGKTGFTNEAGNTLVTYAKKDNIELISVVMRDEGYKVYDDTKTLFEYGFSAYEQKEIFNKEGYKNKVPVFQKFKEQEIPLGDIYLLAEDNLSINLPKNVDVSKIIKVDNIPKPVLGPINIGDKVGTLDFLYEDNIIASVNLISETKLDIIDEAKLEKKEKLKSMSKIFLNIVKYIGIGLIVLLILFFILMIIVKSVVKRKRKRKRFSRYGYSNKPLKPMKNNKKKRNNRR, encoded by the coding sequence ATGAATTTTTATACTATTTTAAAAAAATTTACTTGTTTTATACTATTATATACCATTTTCTTTTTAAATACCAGTGTATTTTATGTTTTTGGAAATGAAACAAGTGAAGTAAGCGAAACAAATGAAATAATAGAGAACGAAAAAACAGATGAAACAACAGAACAAATAACAGAGCAAGAAGAAGCAAATGATATGTTAAATTTAACAGCTAAATCAGCAGTTTTAATAGATGCTAAAACAGGAATTGTAATATATGAGAAAAATAAAGATGAAAAGTCTTATCCAGCCAGTACAACAAAAATAATGACAGCTTTATTAGCAATAGAAAATACTAACCCAACAGATATATTAACACATTCTCATAATGCAGTTTATAACATAGGTCCAGGAAGTAGCCATATAGGTATGAGAGAAAATGAACAGATAACAATGGAACAAGCCTTACACGGAGTTTTATTAGCATCTGCAAATGAAGTTTGTATGGCTATAGCAGAGCATATATCTGGAAATGTGGAAGATTTTGTAGAGCTTATGAATAAACGTGCACAAAAATTAGGTGCTAAAAATACACATTTTGTTAATCCACATGGATTTCACGATGATAACCATTATACAACAAGCTATGATATGGCATTAATAATGAAAGAAGCTATAAAAAACGAAGAGTTTGTTAAATATATAAATACACCAACTTATAGAATATCTACAACTAATATAGTAAATGAAGAAAGAGTGTTGAATAATTCTAATAAATTAATATTAAAAACATCTCCTTATTATTATGAATATTGTATAGGAGGTAAAACAGGATTTACAAATGAAGCAGGAAACACATTAGTAACATACGCTAAAAAAGATAATATAGAGTTAATAAGTGTTGTTATGAGAGATGAAGGTTATAAAGTTTATGATGATACTAAAACTCTATTTGAATATGGGTTTTCGGCTTATGAGCAAAAAGAAATTTTTAATAAAGAAGGATATAAAAACAAAGTACCTGTATTTCAAAAATTTAAAGAACAAGAAATACCATTAGGTGATATATATTTATTAGCAGAAGATAATTTATCAATAAATTTACCTAAAAATGTAGATGTATCTAAAATAATAAAAGTAGATAATATACCTAAACCAGTTTTAGGGCCTATAAATATAGGAGATAAAGTAGGAACATTAGATTTTTTATATGAAGACAATATTATAGCTAGTGTAAATCTTATTTCTGAAACAAAATTAGACATTATAGACGAGGCAAAATTAGAAAAAAAAGAAAAATTAAAATCTATGTCAAAAATATTTTTAAATATTGTTAAATATATAGGTATAGGATTAATAGTTTTATTAATATTATTTTTTATATTAATGATTATTGTTAAAAGTGTTGTAAAACGTAAAAGAAAACGTAAAAGGTTTAGTAGATATGGATATAGTAATAAACCATTAAAACCTATGAAAAATAATAAGAAAAAAAGAAATAATAGAAGATAA
- a CDS encoding sensor histidine kinase, producing the protein MKNTMESYFKNVEERDLLYQANKIAVMIQEGSYLSNVDKQSELLDILQEKSIEENFRILIINNQGIVILDSNNLDVGKTFLTSEILLALEGKNASNYHKDKGVIYSSSYIEEKFTHKKGVVLLVSSFEDSQALIDGVSQKWFMLTIFISIIIGIFVFFTSEIVITPLKKILKSINEITDGQLHQRVKINGNNEISQLGEAFNAMTEKLEQIDTSRQEFVSNVSHELKTPLSSIKVLSDSILLQEDIPSEMYIEFLQDINSEIDRMTEIVNNLLALVKLDYREAGLNISESDLNTMLDDILKRLTPLAEQKNISLSKEYLKNVIVEADEMKFSLAISNLVENAIKYTHPEGSVKVVLDCDHQNAFITVSDTGIGINDEEQTKIFNRFYRVDKTRDRETGGTGLGLSITHSTVILHKGSIKVSSKEGEGSTFVVRIPIKFTDKQE; encoded by the coding sequence ATGAAAAATACTATGGAGTCGTATTTTAAAAATGTTGAAGAACGAGATTTATTATATCAAGCTAATAAAATAGCTGTTATGATACAAGAAGGTTCATATTTATCAAATGTAGATAAACAATCTGAACTTTTGGATATTTTACAAGAAAAAAGCATTGAAGAAAATTTTAGAATATTAATTATAAATAATCAAGGTATTGTTATTTTAGATTCTAACAATTTAGATGTTGGCAAAACTTTTCTAACTTCTGAAATTTTATTAGCATTAGAAGGTAAAAATGCTTCTAATTATCATAAAGATAAAGGTGTTATTTATTCTTCTAGCTATATAGAAGAAAAATTTACACATAAAAAAGGTGTTGTTTTATTAGTATCTTCTTTTGAAGATTCTCAAGCTTTAATAGATGGTGTTTCTCAAAAATGGTTTATGCTAACTATATTTATAAGTATAATTATAGGCATATTTGTATTTTTCACCTCTGAAATTGTAATCACACCTCTAAAAAAAATTCTAAAAAGCATAAATGAAATAACTGATGGTCAATTACACCAAAGAGTAAAAATAAACGGCAATAATGAAATATCTCAATTAGGTGAAGCTTTTAATGCTATGACAGAAAAATTAGAACAAATAGATACTTCAAGACAAGAATTTGTTTCTAATGTTTCTCATGAGTTAAAAACTCCTCTTAGCTCTATAAAAGTTTTAAGCGATTCTATCCTTTTACAAGAAGATATACCTTCTGAAATGTATATAGAATTTTTACAAGATATAAATTCTGAAATAGATAGAATGACTGAAATAGTAAATAATCTTTTAGCTTTAGTTAAGCTAGATTATAGAGAAGCAGGTCTTAATATATCTGAAAGTGACCTTAATACAATGTTAGATGATATATTAAAAAGATTAACACCTTTAGCAGAACAAAAAAATATCTCTTTATCTAAAGAATACTTAAAAAATGTAATTGTAGAAGCCGATGAAATGAAATTTAGCTTAGCAATATCTAACCTTGTAGAAAACGCTATAAAATATACTCACCCTGAAGGTAGTGTTAAAGTAGTTTTAGACTGCGACCATCAAAATGCATTTATAACAGTATCTGATACTGGTATAGGCATTAACGATGAAGAACAAACAAAAATATTTAATAGATTTTATAGAGTAGATAAAACTCGTGACAGAGAAACAGGTGGCACTGGCCTTGGCTTATCTATTACCCACTCTACTGTTATACTTCATAAAGGTAGTATAAAAGTTTCTAGTAAAGAAGGCGAAGGTTCTACATTTGTTGTAAGAATTCCTATAAAATTTACTGATAAACAAGAATAA
- a CDS encoding ComEA family DNA-binding protein produces MKNKYTILLIILCFLFSCIYITSATCNNDNNNFSINANQITDEFYKNLNTKENNFLYNNLTTNNKKTIDKHINNIQNNNSLININTADKETLKTLPNIGDTIAKNIIEYRENVSLFYNISDIKNVSRIGDKTYEKIKNLITVD; encoded by the coding sequence ATGAAAAATAAATATACCATATTATTAATAATATTATGTTTTTTATTTAGTTGTATTTATATTACAAGTGCTACTTGTAATAATGATAATAATAATTTTTCTATAAATGCTAATCAAATAACAGATGAATTTTATAAAAATTTAAATACAAAAGAAAATAACTTTTTATATAATAATTTAACAACTAATAATAAAAAAACTATTGACAAACATATAAATAATATACAAAATAATAATAGCCTTATAAATATAAATACAGCTGATAAAGAAACTTTAAAAACATTACCTAATATAGGTGATACTATTGCTAAAAATATTATAGAATATAGAGAAAATGTTTCTTTATTTTATAATATATCTGATATAAAAAATGTAAGCCGTATTGGTGATAAAACATATGAAAAAATTAAAAATTTAATAACTGTTGATTGA
- a CDS encoding GerMN domain-containing protein translates to MKNNKKLFLFGVIFVIMSIVLITLISITSNEKKDTLKNISIYYYDKVNNNLVPEEKKVEINKDTFVNNIFEEMKLPSKSTNLKSVVPENVSLLDYNISNNTLYLNLSKNYNFLSDIEQLIFKAGLVWTMTEVNFINNIKILVDNKEIVYGDNIILLNRNNTILNPFISPDKIEQEKVILYFANNDNKLVAESRNIEFKQNKSMEWHIVEELINGPKMQENIKTLPSETKIRNVKTEDSICYVDLTSDFINKLSNNEEQERLAIYSIVNSLTNLSNVNKVQILIEGEKINIFKANIDVSQPIGRYENIIENNTLNNLGDKKD, encoded by the coding sequence ATGAAAAATAATAAAAAACTATTTCTATTTGGTGTAATTTTTGTAATAATGTCTATTGTTTTAATAACTCTTATTTCTATAACATCTAATGAAAAAAAGGATACTTTAAAAAATATTTCTATTTATTATTATGATAAAGTAAATAATAATCTTGTACCAGAAGAAAAAAAAGTAGAAATAAATAAAGATACTTTTGTAAATAACATATTTGAAGAAATGAAACTCCCTTCAAAATCTACAAATTTAAAATCTGTTGTTCCAGAAAATGTATCCTTACTAGATTATAATATAAGTAATAATACATTATATTTAAACCTTTCTAAAAATTATAACTTTCTTTCAGATATAGAACAATTAATATTTAAAGCCGGTTTAGTTTGGACTATGACAGAAGTTAATTTTATTAATAATATAAAAATATTAGTAGATAATAAAGAAATTGTATATGGTGATAATATTATTTTATTAAATAGAAATAACACTATTTTAAATCCTTTTATATCTCCAGATAAAATAGAACAAGAAAAAGTTATTCTCTATTTTGCAAACAATGATAATAAATTAGTAGCAGAAAGTAGAAATATAGAATTTAAACAAAATAAAAGTATGGAATGGCATATTGTAGAAGAGCTTATAAATGGTCCTAAAATGCAAGAAAATATTAAAACTTTACCTTCCGAAACAAAAATTAGAAATGTAAAAACAGAAGACAGTATATGTTATGTAGATTTAACCTCAGACTTTATAAATAAATTATCAAATAATGAAGAGCAAGAAAGGCTTGCTATATATTCTATCGTAAATTCTTTAACAAACCTTTCTAATGTTAATAAAGTACAAATTTTAATAGAGGGTGAAAAAATAAATATTTTTAAAGCTAATATAGATGTTAGCCAGCCTATAGGGCGTTATGAAAATATTATAGAAAATAATACCTTAAACAATTTAGGAGATAAAAAAGATTAA
- the holA gene encoding DNA polymerase III subunit delta, whose translation MKTLDNHIKNKTFSNIYIIFGEENYLKNTYEKKLISSIVNEDLKMMNFISFEGKNINISEIIDACDTLPFMNSYRLVILKNTSLLYNGKKDDLTILEEYLKTLPKTTILVFLEEKIDKKLKIFKTISKIGSIHHINTLSENELIDWIFNIFKDNNKNITPKESLYIIRNIGCNMEILLNEINKLISFSNSQTITINDIDSICTKSVESKIFDLINFMANKNVDKAISMYKNLIFNKTSPFVVLNMIYRQFKIILQCKYLYNKNYNVSTIASEINIHSFIVKDALKQSKNFSIKTLLQALNECLEIDNNIKTGKIEDELAVELLIIKYATI comes from the coding sequence TTGAAAACTTTAGATAATCATATAAAAAATAAAACATTTTCAAATATATATATTATATTTGGTGAAGAAAACTATTTAAAAAATACTTATGAAAAAAAACTAATATCTAGCATTGTAAACGAAGATTTAAAAATGATGAATTTTATATCCTTTGAAGGTAAAAATATAAATATATCTGAAATAATAGATGCTTGTGATACATTACCTTTTATGAATTCATATAGATTAGTTATTTTAAAAAATACTAGCTTACTTTACAATGGTAAAAAAGATGACTTAACTATTTTAGAAGAATATTTAAAAACTTTACCTAAAACTACTATATTAGTTTTTCTGGAAGAAAAAATAGATAAAAAATTAAAAATTTTTAAAACAATATCTAAAATAGGCTCTATACACCATATTAATACGTTATCTGAAAATGAACTTATTGATTGGATATTTAATATATTTAAAGATAATAATAAAAACATAACACCAAAAGAAAGTTTGTATATAATAAGAAACATTGGTTGCAATATGGAAATATTACTAAATGAAATAAATAAATTAATCTCGTTTAGTAATTCACAAACAATAACCATAAATGATATAGATTCTATTTGTACTAAATCTGTTGAAAGTAAAATATTTGATTTAATAAACTTTATGGCTAATAAAAATGTTGATAAAGCTATAAGTATGTATAAAAATTTAATATTTAATAAAACTTCACCTTTTGTTGTTTTAAATATGATTTACAGACAATTTAAAATTATATTACAATGTAAATATTTATATAATAAAAATTATAATGTATCTACTATTGCTTCTGAAATTAATATACATAGTTTCATAGTTAAAGATGCTCTTAAACAAAGTAAAAACTTTTCTATAAAGACATTATTACAGGCTCTAAATGAATGTTTAGAAATAGATAATAATATAAAAACTGGTAAAATAGAAGATGAACTAGCAGTAGAGTTATTAATAATAAAGTATGCAACTATATAA
- a CDS encoding response regulator transcription factor, producing MDRNILVVDDEKLIVKGIKFSLEQEGMNVDVAYDGEEALRLSKEKEYSLILLDVMLPKIDGLTACQMIREFSNVPIIMVTAKGEDMDKIMGLEYGADDYITKPFNILELKARIKSILRRSVRKVDITPQNKNIIKFRDIEINTESRRTFINQKEINLTAKEFDLLELFMKNVGKVYSRENLLDTVWGYGYPADARSVDVHVRRLREKVEECPSEPKYIHTKWGVGYYLQ from the coding sequence ATGGACAGAAATATTTTAGTTGTTGATGATGAAAAACTTATTGTTAAAGGTATTAAATTTAGCCTAGAACAAGAAGGTATGAACGTAGATGTTGCTTATGATGGAGAAGAAGCTCTACGTCTTTCTAAAGAAAAAGAATATAGCCTTATACTATTAGATGTAATGCTTCCAAAAATAGATGGTCTTACTGCTTGTCAAATGATAAGAGAATTTTCTAATGTTCCAATAATAATGGTAACTGCTAAAGGTGAAGATATGGATAAAATAATGGGGCTTGAATATGGGGCTGATGACTATATTACAAAACCTTTTAACATATTAGAGCTTAAAGCAAGAATAAAGTCCATTTTAAGAAGAAGTGTAAGAAAAGTTGATATAACTCCACAAAATAAAAATATTATAAAATTTAGAGATATAGAAATAAACACAGAATCTAGACGTACATTTATAAATCAAAAAGAAATAAATCTTACAGCAAAAGAATTTGACTTACTAGAGTTGTTTATGAAAAATGTAGGAAAAGTCTATAGCCGTGAAAACCTTCTAGACACTGTTTGGGGCTATGGCTACCCTGCCGATGCTAGAAGTGTTGATGTTCACGTTAGACGCCTTAGAGAAAAAGTTGAAGAGTGTCCTAGTGAGCCAAAATATATTCATACAAAATGGGGAGTTGGTTATTATTTACAGTAA
- a CDS encoding magnesium transporter CorA family protein, protein MIKMYITSNNEIVETDTIVDGVWINMVNPTLKEVNEIATTLNVDVDFINAALDEEERSRIEIDDDNNHFLILVDTPCISKDRESNIYETLPIGIISTDKAIITVSLNDTLVLEPFIKNRVKTFYTYKRARFILQILYKNASLYLYFLKRIDKQSNIIENELHKSMKNKELIQLLTLEKSLVYFSTSLKSNELVMEKLLRYDFIKKYDEDKELLEDTIIENKQAIEMAKIYSDILAGTMDAFASIISNNLNIVMKVLTSITIIMAIPTIVSSFFGMNVPVPFSDNPLAFLWIILGSVGICLLVVKIMSKKDMF, encoded by the coding sequence ATGATAAAAATGTATATAACTTCAAATAATGAAATTGTAGAAACAGATACTATTGTAGATGGCGTTTGGATAAATATGGTAAACCCAACTTTAAAAGAAGTTAATGAAATTGCTACTACTTTAAATGTTGATGTTGATTTCATAAATGCAGCTCTAGATGAAGAAGAACGCTCAAGAATAGAAATAGATGATGATAATAACCATTTTTTAATATTAGTAGATACTCCTTGTATATCTAAAGATAGAGAATCTAATATATATGAAACTTTACCTATTGGTATTATATCTACCGATAAAGCCATTATTACTGTATCTCTTAACGATACTTTAGTTTTAGAACCGTTTATTAAAAATCGTGTTAAAACTTTCTACACATACAAAAGAGCTAGATTTATTTTACAAATATTATATAAAAATGCTTCTTTATATTTATATTTTTTAAAAAGAATTGATAAACAAAGTAACATTATAGAAAATGAGCTTCATAAATCTATGAAAAATAAAGAACTTATACAACTTTTAACACTAGAAAAAAGTTTAGTATATTTTTCTACTTCTTTAAAATCTAATGAATTAGTTATGGAAAAACTTTTAAGATATGACTTTATAAAAAAATATGATGAAGATAAAGAACTTCTAGAAGATACTATTATAGAAAACAAACAAGCAATAGAAATGGCAAAAATTTATAGTGATATATTAGCAGGTACAATGGACGCCTTTGCCTCTATTATATCTAATAATTTAAATATTGTTATGAAAGTATTAACATCTATAACTATTATTATGGCCATACCTACTATTGTATCTAGCTTTTTTGGTATGAACGTTCCAGTGCCTTTTTCAGATAATCCCCTTGCATTTTTATGGATTATATTAGGTTCTGTTGGTATATGTTTACTTGTTGTAAAAATTATGTCTAAGAAAGATATGTTTTAA